ttggatgaatgttagaagaaagtagagattcgagaggagcacagcatctccatacgcttgtctgaaattcccactattgatttacataagtatttctatcttattttattttctgtttaattattaattttcgaactcatcataaaccagtttaatccgcctgactgagatttacaaggtgaccatagcttgcttcataccaacaatctccgtgggatcgacccttactcacgtaaggtattacttggatgacccagtgcacttgctggttagttgaacagagttgtggaaagaaaaagcttctctaacagtgcctgaaactcttgtatcacaatttcatccaccagtCTGCGTGATAAACTTTTGTAGCACCTAGATCTTTTGGAGTTACATCCTTCACCGGATCCACCAACTGAGGATGCCTCCTCCTCGTCAGATATTGCAATGGGTATAGTAACCTTCTCCACAATCTTGGCACTTGCAATCTTGTTAGTAATCTCTTCAACACGGAGTAGCTTAGTACACAAAAGCTCCATGCCGACCTCAATCTTGGCATGATGGGTTTCAAACAAATGAACTTTCATGGCCAACATATCCACCACGGTAGCAAGGTCCATAACAGTAGCGATGAGCTCCGAGTTACACATAGCTTTAGCCTGGAATAATGAAGAAACATGACACAGTTCTCAGCATCATTTTTTGTATAACGACCAAGACATGACATGTTTGCAAAAAATTGTACTTACACTATCCGACGGCTGTGTGTGGGTGGTTCCTTGGGGAATCTCAGGCATTTCAATGTATCAGTTTGTTAGAATAGCATCGTCGTTTCTGGATATGAGTGAGTGGACATCCATGGAAGACAAGTAAAGTAGGTATAGTATGCTTGCTTCACATCCTCTTTATAAAgggaaaatattttaattttgatatgtgCTGCTGTTTTCTAGTGGTTTGACATTTCTGTGTTGTCAAATTTTCTTCATGATGCCTATTTTAAACCTCGTATAGGCAAGGGGAGCGGCGTTGCCATTCCCAGGTAAGCGGGTCATCAATTCAGGATAAAGATGCAGCAAACAAGTTACCGAAACTATCTAATCTACCTGCAGTACTTTGCAAATGTCAAAATCCATCCAGTCAAAGCAGCCGATCAGAGGTTAATATCATCTATCGAGGGGTGCAAACCAAATCATGTTTGAGATTTATTTTGCTTGGAACTTATACCGAGTGCTAACGAATGGTAATTAGCATTGAGTTTCTTAATCTTTCTATAATTTAAGAAGGAAAAACATTAGATGATACGCGTTAATCCATCAAAACTATATACCggcaaaaaacacaaaatcacAAATCCAAGATGCAGGCACAATTTTGTCTCTTTAGGAAGAGGTTGCTTAGGACTCTGCcaacaagaattttttttacgtaTACCGAATTGTTACTTAtgaaaatatacaaaatttttattagtttttaattaataaaactcttgtcaaattttgtttaaatttatttttttccaataATCACAAGTGTTTATTAGCTATAAATGTTATTTATTATTGGATTTTTTTGTGACAATTTATTATTGGATTGGAGTTAatgttagttaattttttatttttaaaaattaaaattattaattttctaatttcttttattaacagccatgatgataattttaatttttaaatgagtAACAACAAATAAGAATGGTATACATAATTAGTAAAGTTGTTATGGTCATGAGgataagtttaatttttatggaacttttaattgttttattgTTTGATTTGTATAGTCTTTTTTTGGTGTGTTACTGAATGATTATGTATTCTatttttagtattattattattatttgtaatataaattattgattCCATTATAAAGACTAAATTCAATAAAAAGGAGCACTAAATTTTATGCTATGTTTATTGTTGCTATCTTTTTATAACATGAATTATTGATCCAATTAGGCGGaactaattaaacaaaaaattaatcatgAATAATAATATTACGAATAATTTATAATTCCATTATGAAGactaaattcaataaaataaaggtaCTGAATTTTATACTATGTTTATTATTGCTATGttgttattatataaattattgatgCAAGTAGGTGAaactaattaaacaaaaaatatatcctAAGTAATAATATTAGGAAAAAAACATAgcatatttaaaaagattattcagagtataaaaaatataccaTATAAGAGTATAAAAAACATATCATATAAGAGTACTAAAAAAAtagcatataaaaaattactaaaatattaaCCAAACGAAATACTAtaagataattaataattatagctAAGTTCCTGGATAAATTTAATAACCAATACAGCCACCATCATTGCATAAAATATTATGATTACAAACCACACAAAATAAAACGAAGTagttaataaattctaaacacTGCTGCTAACTTTGGGTCATTTTTCATACGCAAAGGAGCTTATTTAGGCCATGGACTTATCCCATCCCATGGAGCGAACTATAAATTTAGTCCATCTAAAACTACGACTGTCAATGACTTGGTAATGGTACCCATGTATGCTCATGCCTATACACCTCTGTGCCAATCTGTAGCCCAAATCCTCACCAAATTTCATTGAATGTTCCTCCAGCAAGCAAAACAGCAGTATTCCCACgcagaattatatatatatatatatatatattaaaacatATCTATTAAAGAAACTATAACATAAGACACATATGCCTTGATGGTCGGGGCAATTGATGTTACCGCTCCACTTATTTGCAATGGGTTGAAATTTCCCTCAGGGTGTAGCCATGATATCAACCAAGAAGCAGAGTTGTAACTGTAATGCACAACAGACCTATCAtcatataaaaagatattttgttaATGGGAACTAATGAAATTCTAATGATCATGAAGAATGACCTTGTACTGCAATTGGGGATTCCTTGGCCTTTACGGATTGGCCAGTCAGGAAGCTTGCTAGGAATGTAAACTGCAGGAGGTCCATAAGCTGGAGAAGTCATCACCTCATGAAGCCTCCCTAGCTGGAAATTAAAAACCAATGACTACTCTTAACCACAAACTCTTTGTTCTATGTAGAAGACACAAACAAACTATTCATCTCTTACCATTGTCCACATAAGTTTCTCTCTATCAGTGACCATGTTTGGCTCTGGCCACAAGTCCAATAAGTAAGCACATTGGTTAGGGAAGTCAACGACCATACACCACCAGTGCATGAAGATGTCTTCTACAGGAACGAATATCTAACACAATGGCACGTTAAAATGATTAGTCGTAGTGTGCAACCGCAAATTTTAAGATATTGCTTATTTGTTCAATAGACTCTAGAGTGATagaagtttaaaaaatatttttcgggTCATCGAGAATATTCATACAAAAGTCATAtgaaagtatttttattaaattataattgataaataaaattatttctatttatacAATCAAATAAAAGAACGAATAAATAAGTTTTCCCATAGGAAAAAATTATTCAGGAAATAATAATGGTTGTTATTAGTCACAAGGAATATGACAAGAAATTTTATTGCAGTCTTTTGAATCTGAAATAAAAGGTTTCACTTctcttaaatataattttaaaggcTGGCAATGCTagtttcaaaataattatttcagTCTCTACATGAAGACTAGTTACTAATATTCACTTGACATGATATAATATATCGAGTCCATGATAAATATGAGCTTCCGAATTCAAAGCATCCTAGGTTGAAAATAAGCTATTACTCACATGATCAAGATATCTGCTTGGTTTGACCCAGAATGGGACATATGTTTCAACGAGCTCCTCTATTGATACACCTCGGATCACGTCATCCTTATTAGAAACACAACACAATATCAGAACTCCATGGATAATAGTCCAATTAGTGTTGTGTTTCAACACATATCTCTAACATCACTCACAACAAATTTGGGAGGAAGAATCCAGTAGTGTGCATGTCTCAGGTGTTGTATCGAGCATGCATTCAGCATCACAACCATTTCAACAACCCTGCCATCAATCTCACGGCCAGGCATGAGAGATTGAATCTGCATGAAATGATACTCCGATTAGTGGTGGCTTCTTTAAATGAAATGAAGGTGTTAACAGATCATATACTAAAATTCAACTTGGTAAGCTACACATAACTTACTCTAAAGGGTGCCCATCGGAAAACAAAAACTTGAATAGCACAGTATCAGCCCAATTAAGGTCCATATCATGATGAGGCTTGAAATTCGTCTTTATACTCTTCTGCTACAAGGTCCCACAATCAACAACTGGGAAACTTCAACTTAAATGCAGCAACAACGACGACATGAGCAAAACTTACTCGAGTCACTTTAGAACAAGAAGCTCCTCTGGAACGCTTGGCAGGGGCTGATGCAGTTCCCCTTGGTGTATCAAATAGCCTCCTATTCTTTCTCATGGGAGCTGTTAATTGACCACCTAGTTCATCCTCATCGGAGTCGGGAGCCGTCAAGTTTGGGATGTCATTATCATTAACACCCCAACTGTGTTGGATTCTTTAGAACATTCGGGAGAGGACTGTCAAGAATGTATTCGGACATGTCTTCATGTAGCTGTGATGACAACAGAACGTTGCTGCCATCTCCGTCACTCTTAGAAGATACCTTTCCATAAAGTGAATACTCAGGAGACCTACAAAAGAGACAACTAGAACACCATACAAGAACAATGTCACCTAGTTTACCTATATGTAGCAACACTACTCAACTTATTatacatgaaaaaaaatgaCACCTATTAGGAGCGGCCATGCACCTCTTCAACGTTTGCATGTGCAACTATCATAAGATTATGAATTAATGAAGGTTGCAATAGCAGATGTTTATGTTATAGTATATATAACATGATTTTCCCTCTATATATTTTTCCGCCAAAGTATACTTTGTTGCTAACATCTTTTGTCTGCATAACCAGAGCAGACCTTCCTGGGTAACCACTGTACATGGACTGTATCAGACAGACAAACTTTTTCTTAGTTCATAGTAGCTTTATGAGGTGCCttatttaagatatttatttaaatatttgtgaGGCCATGAAAGAATTAAATGATCTCATTAATTATTCCACCTAACTACACCCTTTATTATCATTTATAAGAACGGAAAGTCCACCAAGGGAGACAATTCCACAAACAATTTGCATCAAATCTTCACCCATCATGGTGAGACAAAACAAGAAAGTCTATGTGGTTTTTCGTGGGAAAAACCCAGGAATTTATACAACTTGGCCGGCATGCCATGCACAAGTTGATGGGTTTAGTGGTAACTCATACTAATCCTTTAGAAACATTGATGATGCAAGAATAGCATGGGCTGAGTACATCAGCCAAACCATGGGAGCTCAAACTGAATGGTATGTTGAAGACCATCTCCAAGGCAGTCTAATAGAATGTGCTGCTAACGACCACACTCAACTCAAGGTTCCTCATGCACCAATTGTTGATGGCTACGACCCTGGCTCCGATCCACCACTGCCAACACAACAAGATTTGCTGCCTAAAGGTCCTCTACTATTATAAGGAACTAAGCCTCCACGTATATCTATTAATGCAGCTGCCATTTTCTTATTAACTATTACTTTATTGGTGCTTTACCTAGCCATCCTTAATAGGCAAATCTACAAGTTGAAAATTCATtcagaattttattatttcaacttgTTACAGTTAATTGTGAGGTTTAAGTCTACATCCTAAAAACTACTGCGTATTAGCCTTTATTAGAATTTAAGCCTGTGTAAATATTATTGAAATCATTCttagttgaatcttaattcaaGTACCACATAAAGCTATCGACCTGAAAACATCATATGTTATGCCAAATTTGCTTGTGTCACTACAATCACAAAAGCACTGTAACATAATTCAAGTTATAATAAAATCCCTGAGACAATGACACAAAACAACGTGCCTTTATATTTCATAGAAAATGCTAAATGCATTCAATGAGGTTGCCTCCCACTGCAAATACAAACACGCTTCCGAAGTCTGATTCACTCATATCCTCAAAACAGCCTTTTCAATGAAGCATACTTTAACCCTTTGTCAAGAGCATAAGACAAATTTTAAAGTACTCAATACTACACAAAAAATGTACTCACTATCACCAGTTTTATAGTAGAATATTAGCACAAATACTACTACAACATAACTCTAGTTTCATTAATTAATTCAACACCAACACAAACTTACAACAGAATTAACTAGTCTACAATCTCATACATAACACAACTAAATTTACTAAGCCACCACCCTCGTCCTACGTACTACACCATAATGTATTCAACCAAACATAAGTTACGGAGATTGACCTTCAATGCGAGCGTTCACTGTAGCTTCATAACTAGCCTTAAGCTTCTCGTAAGCATCCTCCAATTAACCGACCTTAGCCTGAAGTGCATTGTTACTATCACGAAGAAGCTTAACTTTTGAGTAACTATAGTCTTTATTCTCCTTACCAGTGATATCAAGCACTTGACCAAGCATCTCCATTGCTGCATCTTCGTGGGCAGCCTTTTCCACCACAGAAAATCGTCCCTTGGCATTTAATTCAACCTCATATGGTTCACCAGGAACCACCACGGTAAAGCCATAGAATGGACCTTGGTCTCTCAGATATCTCTCCTACTTGAGGAAACAAGGAGCAGGAATTTCAGAATCATAGCAAAGCTTCACCAACCAATTCTCCATGCTATTCACTATAGCAAATTTAGCATTCAGCTCCTCTTATGGAATGACTGGCAGCCCTGTTTGAACAACAGCAACATCTTCACACTAAAATtccaataaattcaaaaaatgtaACACCAAAAAGTAACACACTTACAAGAAACACTTGGACGGCCACAGAAACTTCCACATTCTGAGCCTCCTTTTTGACCACACACAGTATCGACGGAACCGCCCATCATTTCTAGAGTTGCACATTTCTCAGCCATAATGCACCACAATCTTGCATTGAAGGCCAACACAGCTTGTTGGTAACTGTTAAAGCCATGGACTTTTGGAAAATTGAAATCACGAAGTTGCTCCCTAGCGTCTTCCTAGGTCGTGAAAACACCGGTGCGAGTTCCCTTTGTCACGGCGAAAAAGAGATATCGCTGCATCGGGTCTTCCATGCTTGACCTACTATAATGTTTCTTTTCTCCTACAATATATGTATTGGTTAGAGGCCACCTGCTttataataacatttttttggATTGGGTTTTACGACCCAGCCCAACAACTcacttattatttaaaaaaacaacaTCCAAGTTTTTGAACCAAACAAAaccattttataataaattaatagataaagtataaataaatgtaataaaacatatttataatttatcgTGAACCTTGAAATTAAATAGAACTACATCAActaaaatattatgaattcATCAAACAGCAACTTCAAAAATGAGATAACAAAGTTACAATAAGTGCTTTTTGattgatattatttataataatatatatatatattatcaatcAAACAGACTATACAGGGGAGTCACAAACTGAACAAAGACAACAATTCTATATTAATAACACAACAACTTAACAAATTAACAAATGATATCAAATTATAAGACAGAAATAATTAACAAGTTATATCAATTACAATAAAAACAACCTCAACGTGAACTCAAaatcacaacaacaataacaattaacATAGAACAACAACACCATAACACTATTAGGAACAATTCAAACACTGTAACAAAGTGACAAATACCTCAAAATCACCATTGCTGACAATAATAATTTGATATCTGTTTACTCAAACAATCAAAGACTAAG
The genomic region above belongs to Arachis duranensis cultivar V14167 chromosome 3, aradu.V14167.gnm2.J7QH, whole genome shotgun sequence and contains:
- the LOC127745449 gene encoding uncharacterized protein LOC127745449; this encodes MGEDLMQIVCGIVSLGGLSSMYSGYPGRSALVMQTKDVSNKLHMQTLKRSPEYSLYGKVSSKSDGDGSNVLWGVNDNDIPNLTAPDSDEDELGGQLTAPMRKNRRLFDTPRGTASAPAKRSRGASCSKVTRKSIKTNFKPHHDMDLNWADTVLFKFLFSDGHPLEFNLSCLAVRLMAGLLKWL